A genomic stretch from Gemmatimonadota bacterium includes:
- a CDS encoding lipocalin-like domain-containing protein, whose translation MNTTSALTVLLVIGGLFGTPSRSSAQSEDAVAKQFVGMWRLVSQPQRMADGSTKQDPKSAAYIIYTDTGHMCYVAMDPNRPKWNSAGSPTPQEALTGVAGFGAYCASVEIHAKEGFVIHRVEIAGTPNFVGQTWKRWFTFDGPNRVSLRVDGPSPPMVENTLIWERVQKR comes from the coding sequence ATGAACACGACCAGCGCGCTAACAGTCCTACTGGTGATCGGCGGTCTATTCGGTACGCCGAGTCGCTCGTCTGCGCAGTCCGAAGACGCGGTTGCGAAGCAATTCGTGGGCATGTGGCGACTCGTATCTCAGCCACAGCGAATGGCTGATGGAAGCACAAAACAGGATCCGAAGAGTGCCGCCTATATCATCTATACCGACACGGGCCACATGTGCTACGTCGCCATGGATCCGAATCGGCCCAAATGGAACTCGGCAGGTAGTCCGACTCCTCAGGAAGCGCTGACTGGAGTCGCGGGATTCGGCGCGTACTGTGCCAGCGTGGAGATTCACGCGAAAGAGGGATTCGTGATCCATCGCGTGGAGATCGCGGGAACTCCTAATTTTGTCGGTCAGACTTGGAAGCGTTGGTTCACCTTCGATGGGCCGAATCGCGTTTCCCTGCGCGTCGATGGGCCATCGCCGCCCATGGTCGAGAACACACTGATTTGGGAGCGGGTTCAGAAGCGGTGA
- a CDS encoding type II toxin-antitoxin system HicA family toxin encodes MKRVDLIRHLEAQGCRLLREGGSHSVYLNPEKRRVSTVPRHREVNDFLARKICRDLEIAEP; translated from the coding sequence GTGAAACGCGTCGACCTCATTCGGCATCTGGAAGCGCAGGGCTGCCGCCTCCTCCGGGAAGGCGGCAGTCATTCCGTCTACCTCAATCCCGAGAAGCGGCGCGTCTCGACGGTCCCGCGACATCGCGAGGTCAACGACTTCCTGGCCCGCAAGATCTGTCGCGACCTCGAGATCGCCGAGCCGTGA
- a CDS encoding Plug domain-containing protein — MTGARVFFASREQSAALTNSAGSATLVTESDAAETIVIVASGFTRYQRDLGRWAEDYLAIEVPLRPVVQQLAGVAVTAAGATTRPTGRLADFERRRDLGKGRYILREEIERRGNTRASDLFRGMSGLRVVDSASSRLIISSRAAQASLVSRSANNDCVVPIAVDGVLKEGSFQLDLLSPADIHGIEVYTGIGSIPPEFSSMQRNAWCGLIIVWTRDR, encoded by the coding sequence GTGACCGGCGCGCGTGTCTTCTTTGCCTCGCGCGAACAGTCGGCCGCGCTGACCAACAGCGCCGGGAGCGCGACGCTCGTCACTGAGAGCGATGCGGCCGAGACCATCGTGATTGTCGCCTCCGGCTTCACCCGCTATCAACGCGACCTCGGTCGCTGGGCCGAGGACTATCTCGCCATCGAAGTCCCGCTCCGGCCGGTGGTGCAACAACTCGCGGGAGTCGCCGTGACGGCCGCTGGCGCCACCACGCGGCCGACCGGACGTCTCGCGGACTTCGAACGCCGGCGGGACCTGGGAAAGGGGCGGTACATTCTCCGGGAAGAGATCGAGCGGCGCGGCAATACGCGCGCCTCCGACCTGTTCCGCGGCATGTCGGGACTCCGCGTCGTCGACAGCGCATCGAGCCGGCTGATCATTTCGTCTCGAGCCGCGCAGGCCTCCCTAGTGTCGCGGTCCGCCAACAACGACTGCGTCGTCCCCATCGCCGTGGACGGCGTGCTCAAGGAAGGCTCGTTTCAGCTCGATCTGCTGTCGCCGGCCGATATTCACGGCATTGAGGTCTATACGGGAATCGGTTCCATTCCGCCTGAGTTCTCGTCGATGCAGCGCAACGCCTGGTGCGGCCTCATTATTGTCTGGACCCGCGATCGCTAA
- a CDS encoding IS3 family transposase produces the protein MSHGTRGTAEDSEVQRGVQADGGADDAAPGHAGEDRGGGARPAPLHAVALAEGSARWCDSRAVAASRAVGAVPRAGAAASPRARARAATGGARPPKKSHTVLFRSKADAFAFIDTQRATYAVTRLCRRFRVTPAGFYAWRRRPRSAHAQQDRLLLTAITRLFTRHHGRYGSPRIHHLLRGEAWVVSRRRVARLMRTAGLRAKAVRGYRGKVGTHRFYDQHPNRVRATRVQRPNQVWVGDITYLVVAGEWRYLAVVMDRYSRRILAWTLRRRRDASVTRAVLQTAVRHRRPPAGLIFHSDRGTEYLAAPFRDTLVALGIQQSACVSGPGDNAHMESFFHSFKAEVVRGATFATEAALRRTLRHFFRYYNHTRLHSALGFRSPVDYEAGVA, from the coding sequence GTGTCCCATGGCACGCGCGGGACCGCGGAAGACTCGGAAGTACAGCGAGGCGTTCAAGCTGACGGCGGTGCGGATGACGCAGCTCCCGGGCATGCAGGTGAAGACCGTGGCGGCGGGGCTCGACCTGCACCCCTTCATGCTGTCGCGCTGGCGGAAGGAAGTGCGCGATGGTGTGATTCGCGGGCGGTTGCCGCGTCGCGCGCCGTCGGGGCCGTCCCGCGAGCTGGCGCAGCTGCAAGCCCTCGAGCGCGCGCACGCGCTGCTACAGGAGGAGCACGACCTCCTAAAAAAAGCCATACGGTTCTGTTCCGTTCGAAGGCCGACGCGTTCGCCTTCATCGACACCCAGCGGGCCACGTACGCCGTGACGCGCCTGTGTCGGCGCTTTCGGGTGACCCCGGCGGGGTTCTATGCCTGGCGTCGTCGTCCCCGCAGCGCGCACGCGCAACAGGACCGGTTGCTCCTCACGGCGATCACCCGACTCTTCACGCGACACCACGGACGCTACGGCAGCCCGCGCATCCACCACCTGCTGCGGGGCGAGGCGTGGGTCGTGAGCCGGCGTCGCGTGGCGCGCCTGATGCGCACGGCGGGACTGCGGGCGAAAGCCGTACGAGGCTACCGCGGGAAAGTCGGCACCCACCGCTTCTACGACCAGCACCCGAATCGCGTGCGCGCGACGCGGGTGCAGCGCCCCAATCAGGTGTGGGTGGGCGACATCACCTATCTGGTCGTCGCCGGCGAGTGGCGCTATCTCGCCGTCGTGATGGATCGCTACTCGCGCCGTATCCTGGCGTGGACGCTTCGGCGGCGGCGCGATGCCAGCGTCACCCGGGCCGTGCTGCAGACCGCGGTGCGCCATCGGCGGCCGCCCGCGGGGCTGATCTTTCACAGCGACCGCGGCACGGAGTATCTCGCGGCGCCCTTTCGGGACACCTTGGTCGCCCTGGGCATCCAACAGAGTGCGTGCGTCAGCGGGCCGGGCGACAACGCCCATATGGAATCGTTCTTTCACTCGTTCAAGGCGGAAGTGGTACGCGGGGCCACTTTCGCCACCGAGGCGGCGCTCCGCCGCACGCTCCGGCACTTCTTCCGCTACTACAATCACACGCGCCTGCATTCGGCGCTTGGCTTTCGGTCGCCGGTTGACTACGAAGCCGGCGTGGCGTAA